In Aedes albopictus strain Foshan chromosome 3, AalbF5, whole genome shotgun sequence, the following are encoded in one genomic region:
- the LOC109423059 gene encoding uncharacterized protein LOC109423059 isoform X1 — MAYVSPNIDPYRKGQSFASWYKRLGYHFRINKVAEENRKDQMFLLGGEYLFEVAQNLYLSEQLLDAAPLEELVEKLKQKLDKTDSALIQRFKFGSRVQQPGETASDFLFSLKLQAEYCAFKNDKDGRILDRVLIGLSDDALRQKLLAEEGEKFDLAQAEKMITTWEMAASHAKALTKEDSSTQIASIGSLTGGRGAVLQRITALARGRGPVKSRLGQRPQFQSTVQPYNRYNDRGSYPSQSRQPRPARFQEQHRRYQDAAVYPAEMRDNQQQRIDQRVCEYCGVRGHVKRKCFRLKHFKKDPINSIDMEQPGPSMENKLSNMMNQMTWEDKSDDSDQGELDCMHISTINQISSPCLLELTVEGKILQMEVDSGASVSVIGKKLFITKFDIPLQKSSRNLIVVNGSSLSVAGEAIVSVDFRNKTSILKLVVLDCEHNFIPLLGRT; from the coding sequence ATGGCCTACGTATCCCCGAATATTGACCCGTACCGAAAAGGGCAATCTTTTGCTTCGTGGTATAAGCGACTTGGCTACCATTTTCGCATCAATAAGGTGGCGGAGGAGAACCGAAAGGACCAGATGTTCCTTTTAGGGGGCGAATACCTTTTCGAAGTGGCACAGAATTTGTACCTCAGCGAGCAGTTGCTTGATGCAGCTCCGCTTGAAGAATTAGTTGAAAAACTTAAGCAAAAACTGGACAAAACAGACTCAGCTTTGATTCAACGATTTAAATTCGGATCCCGGGTACAGCAACCTGGAGAAACAGCCAGTGATTTTCTTTTTTCACTAAAGCTCCAAGCGGAGTATTGTGCTTTCAAGAACGACAAAGATGGTCGAATTCTTGATCGTGTCCTTATTGGCTTGTCAGATGACGCCCTACGACAGAAATTGTTGGCTGAGGAAGGGGAAAAATTTGACCTTGCCCAAGCTGAGAAGATGATTACCACTTGGGAAATGGCTGCTTCTCATGCAAAAGCGTTAACAAAGGAAGATTCTTCCACACAAATCGCCTCCATCGGTAGTCTGACTGGGGGGCGAGGTGCTGTTTTGCAGCGAATCACAGCTTTAGCGCGGGGTCGTGGTCCTGTGAAAAGCCGACTAGGGCAGCGGCCCCAGTTCCAGTCTACTGTACAACCGTACAACAGGTACAATGATCGAGGTAGTTATCCTTCGCAGTCCAGACAGCCTAGACCGGCGCGGTTCCAGGAACAGCATCGCCGATACCAGGATGCAGCGGTTTATCCTGCGGAAATGAGGGACAACCAGCAGCAGAGAATCGACCAACGAGTGTGCGAATACTGTGGTGTGCGAGGCCATGTGAAGAGGAAGTGTTTCCGACTGAAGCACTTCAAGAAGGATCCGATCAACAGCATCGACATGGAGCAACCTGGCCCAAGCATGGAGAACAAGTTGTCCAACATGATGAATCAGATGACCTGGGAGGACAAAAGCGATGATTCGGATCAAGGTGAATTAGATTGTATGCACATTTCAACAATTAACCAAATAAGCAGTCCATGTCTACTAGAACTAACTGTTGAGGGGAAAATATTGCAGATGGAAGTCGATAGTGGAGCTTCTGTTTCTGTTATTGGGAAAAAGCTATTTATTACTAAATTTGATATTCCTCTTCAGAAAAGTTCGAGAAACTTAATTGTGGTGAATGGTTCTAGTTTGAGTGTTGCTGGAGAAGCTATTGTTTCGGTTGACTTTCGGAATAAAACGAGCATTTTAAAACTTGTGGTGTTGGATTGTGAGCATAATTTTATTCCTCTTTTAGGCAGAACATAG
- the LOC109423059 gene encoding uncharacterized protein LOC109423059 isoform X2, whose amino-acid sequence MAYVSPNIDPYRKGQSFASWYKRLGYHFRINKVAEENRKDQMFLLGGEYLFEVAQNLYLSEQLLDAAPLEELVEKLKQKLDKTDSALIQRFKFGSRVQQPGETASDFLFSLKLQAEYCAFKNDKDGRILDRVLIGLSDDALRQKLLAEEGEKFDLAQAEKMITTWEMAASHAKALTKEDSSTQIASIGSLTGGRGAVLQRITALARGRGPVKSRLGQRPQFQSTVQPYNRYNDRGSYPSQSRQPRPARFQEQHRRYQDAAVYPAEMRDNQQQRIDQRVCEYCGVRGHVKRKCFRLKHFKKDPINSIDMEQPGPSMENKLSNMMNQMTWEDKSDDSDQDYNWKRHNYNRTQKPNQDRQ is encoded by the exons ATGGCCTACGTATCCCCGAATATTGACCCGTACCGAAAAGGGCAATCTTTTGCTTCGTGGTATAAGCGACTTGGCTACCATTTTCGCATCAATAAGGTGGCGGAGGAGAACCGAAAGGACCAGATGTTCCTTTTAGGGGGCGAATACCTTTTCGAAGTGGCACAGAATTTGTACCTCAGCGAGCAGTTGCTTGATGCAGCTCCGCTTGAAGAATTAGTTGAAAAACTTAAGCAAAAACTGGACAAAACAGACTCAGCTTTGATTCAACGATTTAAATTCGGATCCCGGGTACAGCAACCTGGAGAAACAGCCAGTGATTTTCTTTTTTCACTAAAGCTCCAAGCGGAGTATTGTGCTTTCAAGAACGACAAAGATGGTCGAATTCTTGATCGTGTCCTTATTGGCTTGTCAGATGACGCCCTACGACAGAAATTGTTGGCTGAGGAAGGGGAAAAATTTGACCTTGCCCAAGCTGAGAAGATGATTACCACTTGGGAAATGGCTGCTTCTCATGCAAAAGCGTTAACAAAGGAAGATTCTTCCACACAAATCGCCTCCATCGGTAGTCTGACTGGGGGGCGAGGTGCTGTTTTGCAGCGAATCACAGCTTTAGCGCGGGGTCGTGGTCCTGTGAAAAGCCGACTAGGGCAGCGGCCCCAGTTCCAGTCTACTGTACAACCGTACAACAGGTACAATGATCGAGGTAGTTATCCTTCGCAGTCCAGACAGCCTAGACCGGCGCGGTTCCAGGAACAGCATCGCCGATACCAGGATGCAGCGGTTTATCCTGCGGAAATGAGGGACAACCAGCAGCAGAGAATCGACCAACGAGTGTGCGAATACTGTGGTGTGCGAGGCCATGTGAAGAGGAAGTGTTTCCGACTGAAGCACTTCAAGAAGGATCCGATCAACAGCATCGACATGGAGCAACCTGGCCCAAGCATGGAGAACAAGTTGTCCAACATGATGAATCAGATGACCTGGGAGGACAAAAGCGATGATTCGGATCAAG ATTACAACTGGAAACGGCATAACTACAACCGCACACA